In Cololabis saira isolate AMF1-May2022 chromosome 10, fColSai1.1, whole genome shotgun sequence, a single window of DNA contains:
- the LOC133452408 gene encoding tripartite motif-containing protein 16-like — protein sequence MAQKAVPLDKETFSCPICLDLLKHPVTIPCGHSYCMICIKTHWDEEKERKLPSCPQCRETFTPRPVLVKSTMLADLMENMKKTGLQAAPADHCYAGPENVACDFCSGRKRKAVKSCLFCLASYCENHLQPHHDVAPFKKHKLVDPSKNLQDNICPRHDEVMKMFCRTDQKCICYLCSVDEHKGHDTVSAAAERTERQREMDVSRQQVQQEIQDRKKDVKLLQQEVEAINQSADKTVEDSEEIFTELISLLQKRSSDVKQQIRSQQETEVRRVRELEEKLQQEITDLKRRDAEMKQLSETEDNNQFLHNYPSLSPLSESTHSSSISIRPLRYFQDVAAAVSEVRGRLQDILTDTWTNLSLTITDVSLPEPEPKSRAGFLKYSCEITLDPCTVHTRLLLSEENRKVTVMDQDQSYSSHPDRFTKRPQVLSRESLTGRHYWEVEKKADAVFVAVSYKNISRSGGWKESRFGLNEKSWSLHCYSDSYEFCHNSIRTSVSGPLSSRIGVYLDHRAGVLSFYSVSETMTLLHRVQTTFTQPLYTGVWIYGPGHSAEFCKLK from the coding sequence ATGGCGCAGAAAGCAGTTCCGCTGGATAAAGAAACCTTTTCTTGTCCGATCTGTTTGGATCTTTTAAAGCATCCGGTGActattccctgtggacacagttaCTGTATGATCTGTATTAAAACCCACTGGGAtgaagaaaaggagaggaaactTCCCAGCTGTCCTCAGTGTAGAGAGACGTTCACACCAAGGCCTGTGCTGGTGAAAAGCACCATGTTAGCTGATTTAATGGAGAACATGAAGAAGACTGGACtccaagctgctcctgctgatcactgctatgctggacctgaAAATGTGGCCTGTGATTTCTGCTCTGGAAGAAAACGGAAAGCTGTCAAGTCCTGTTTATTCTGTCTGGCCTCTTACTGTGAGAATCACCTTCAACCTCATCATGATGTGGCTCCATTCAAGAAACACAAGCTGGTGGATCCAtccaagaacctgcaggacaacatctgcccccgtcatgatgaggtgatgaagatgttctgtcgtactgatcagaagtgtatctgttatctctgctctgtggatgaacataaaggccacgacacagtctcagctgcagcagaaaggacggagaggcagagagagatggatGTGAGTCGACAACAAGTCCAGCAGGAGATCCAGGACAGAAagaaagatgtgaagctgcttcagcaggaggtggaggccatcaatcagtctgctgataaaacagtggaggacagtgaggagatcttcactgagctgatctctcttctccagaaaagaagctctgatgtgaagcagcagatcagatcccagcaggaaactgaagtgaggagagtcagagagctggaggagaagctgcagcaggagatcactgacctgaagaggagagacgctgagatgaagcagctctcaGAGACTGAGGACAATAACCAGTTTCTCCACAACTACCCCTCACTGTCACCACTCAGTGagtccacacactcctccagcatcagcatccgtcctctcaggTACTTTCAGGATGTGGCAGCAgctgtgtcagaggtcagaggtcgactacaggacatcctgaCAGACACGTGGACAAACCTTTCACTGACCATCACTGATGTTTCActgccagaaccagaaccgaagagcagagctggattcttgaaatattcatgtgaaatcactctggatccaTGCACAGTACACACACGGCTGTTActgtcagaggagaacagaaaggtgacAGTTATGGACCAAGATCAGTCTTATTCTAgtcatccagacagattcactAAACGTCCTCAAGTCCTTagtagagagagtctgactggacgtcattactgggaggtggagaaaAAAGCAGATGCAGTTTTtgtagcagtttcatacaagaatatcagcagatcaggggGGTGGAAGGAAAGTAGATTTGGATTAAATGAAAAATCTTGGTCACTACATTGTTACTCAGACAGTTATGAATTTTGTCATAACAGCATCAGAACCTCTGTCTCAGGTCCTCTGAGCTCCAGAATAGGAGTTTAcctggatcacagagcaggtgttctgtccttctacagcgtctctgaaaccatgaccctcctccacagagtccagaccaccTTCACTCAGCCGCTCTACACTGGAGTTTGGATTTACGGTCCTGGACACTCAgctgagttctgtaaactcAAATAA
- the LOC133452407 gene encoding tripartite motif-containing protein 16-like produces the protein MAQKGVQLDQETFSCSICLEVLKDPVTIPCGHSYCMNCINNFWDEGEKKIPSCPQCRRTFTQKPELVKNTMFAALLEQMKKTGLQAAPPDHCYAGAEDVACDFCSGRKLKAVKSCLFCLASYCENHLQPHHDVAPFKKHKLVDPSKNLQDNICPRHDEVMKMFCRTDQKCICYLCSVDEHKGHDTVSAAAERTERQREMEVGRQQIQQKIQDREKDVKLLQQEVEAINQSADKTVENSEEIFTELISLLQKRSSDVKQQIRSQQETEVRRVRELEEKLQQEITDLKRRDVEMKQLSDTEDHNQFLHNYPSLSPLSQSTHSSSISIRPLSYFQDVTAAVSEVRGQLQDILRDTWTNISLTITDVDVLLSDSQSEPQSRAGFLKYSCEITLDPNTVYTQLLLSEENRKVTFMKKHQSYSSHPDRFTSYLQVLSRESLTGRHYWEVEKKADDVGVAVSYKNISRSGDGNSYVFYNRIQTSISGPQSSRIGVYLDHRAGVLSFYSVSETMTLLHRVQTTFTQPLYAGVWVGYTDGASAEFCKLK, from the exons ATGGCGCAGAAAGGAGTGcagctggaccaggaaaccTTTTCTTGTTCGATCTGTTTGGAGGTTTTAAAGGATCCGGTGACTATTCCTTGTGGACACAGTTACTGTATGAACTGTATTAACAACTTCTGggatgaaggagagaagaaaaTCCCCAGCTGTCCTCAGTGTAGACGGACTTTTACTCAGAAACCCGAGCTGGTGAAAAACACCATGTTTGCTGCTTTATTGGAGCAGATGAAGAAGACTGGACTCCAAGCTGCTCCTCCTGATCACTGCTATGCTGGAGCTGAAGATGTGGCCTGTGATTTCTGCTCTGGAAGAAAACTGAAAGCTGTCAAGTCCTGTTTATTCTGTCTGGCCTCTTACTGTGAGAATCACCTTCAACCTCATCATGATGTGGCTCCATTCAAGAAACACAAGCTGGTGGATCCCtccaagaacctgcaggacaacatctgcccccgtcatgatgaggtgatgaagatgttctgtcgtactgatcagaagtgtatctgttatctctgctctgtggatgaacataaaggccacgacacagtctcagctgcagcagaaaggactgagaggcagagagagatggaggtgggtcgacaacaaatccagcagaagatccaggacagagagaaagatgtgaagctgcttcagcaggaggtggaggccatcaatcagtctgctgataaaacagtggagaacagtgaggagatcttcactgagctgatctctctcctccagaaaagaagctctgatgtgaagcagcagatcagatcccagcaggaaactgaagtgaggagagtcagagagctggaggagaagctgcagcaggagatcactgacctgaagaggagagacgttgagatgaagcagctctcagacaccgaggaccacaaccagtttctccacaactacccctcactgtcaccactcagtcagtccacacactcctccagcatcagcatccgtcctctcagCTACTTTCAGGATGTGACAGCAgctgtgtcagaggtcagaggtcaactacaggacatcctgagagacacgtggacaaacatctcactgaccatcactgatgtggatgttttactgtcagaTTCACAATCAGAACCacagagcagagctggattcttgaaatattcatgtgaaattactctggatccaaacacagtatacacacagctgttactgtcagaggagaacagaaaggtgactTTTATGAAGAAACATCAGTCTTATTCTAgtcatccagacagattcactTCATATCTTCAGGTCCTgagtagagagagtctgactggacgtcattactgggaggtggagaagaAAGCAGATGATGTTGGtgtagcagtttcatacaagaatatcagcagatcaggggATGGAA ACAGTTATGTATTTTACAACAGGATCCAAACCTCCATCTCAGGTCCTCAGAGCTCCAGAATAGGAGTTTAcctggatcacagagcaggtgttctgtccttctacagcgtctctgaaaccatgaccctcctccacagagtccagaccaccTTCACTCAGCCGCTCTACGCTGGAGTTTGGGTTGGTTACACTGATGGAGCCTCAgctgagttctgtaaactcAAATAG